Genomic DNA from Molothrus aeneus isolate 106 chromosome Z, BPBGC_Maene_1.0, whole genome shotgun sequence:
TCCATCCTATTTTAAAAGTTCAAGTGGCATGTaggtttggaaggaaaaaaagaatcctgTGCTCTCCAGCTCTACTGTGCACTTGCTCAACACATGAAGTCATGTCCTAGACCAGAGGAAAAGAGATGGCTGTGGGATGACACAACACCCAGCTTGGAAAATTCTTATTCCAGACAGGATCTAAGGACCACTCTGTGGGATTGAGGAAGTGCTCCAGTACAATCCCATTGCAAATAGCAGTTGCAGAGTTCTTGAATGAATGAAAGGAGCAAGGTGACACTCCATCTGTATAAACTATTAGCTGGACAGCTATTATAATATAGTGCTGCTTTTAAAAGGATGTTGGAAAGCCTGAAAGATTCAGCAGTGGCATGGATGATTCATAGTATGGAAAAACCTGACTTGTAAAGAGCAGTAACAGTTCATTCCATTAAGTTTAACAAATGTAAGGTTAAAGGTGATTTAGACTTTGGCTATAATTGCCAGTGCAAGGACAGTTTATGTAGTATTTCAGCACTTTCTAGTTTAGTTGTCATCATACAAAACCACTGCATTGCAAGACTGATCTCTTTGCTCAAGAGGTGCAGAGAATCCTGACCAGACTTAGTGTTGTGGTAAAGGCTGATCTTGAGTGTATTTGTCAGAAAATTTGTTGACACCCTGGGTAACAGGGGTGACTTAATAATGCTGCATTTGGAAGcttcacagctttttttttaaggaatccAGCACTAATATTCCTCAAGGTCTGCACTAAAAAATGAGAACAACATCTGCAATTGCATTCAGCATCAGTTCTAAAGGTGCCAAATTTGGTGAATAGCCCTTTCCAGGAAAGCGCTGTTGTCACACAGTGTGATGTGAATGCACAGTAGACTAAAGGCACTTTTACTGACTTTGAAGAAACAGTCTAAAAGGTAAATTTTCTAGTTCTAgagctatttttaattttacaaatttCAGGATAAGTTtgcttccccagagctgctggtagCAGGAAATTACATTATGTGTCCTACTGCCCGAGCAGTAATCAGTGTCCTGTGTGTAGTACCCTGCCATGCTAGTCAAAACAGGCAGAGTAGTTGGAGATTTTTCCTCCTTAAGGAATTATACAAAGACATTCTACCAGAACTTTTCAATAGGAATTGCTTTAGTCTGAAactgttggaaacagaaaatttcaaaattcaatAATCTGTTTAATATATGAGGCATGAGTTCAGCAGAACAATTCATTATGATATGAAGACGTATCCTAGGTACCTGTGAGTACAGGATAAGATTCCTCACTCTGTCAAGTTTAGCGTTACAGGACGtgctttctctttcctgcaGTGATGTGCTATTCAGGGTATTTGGGCATTATTCTCTGTGAACCTTAAAACCTACAACAAAATATGTCCAGAATTAAGGGGAAATTATAGAGTAATTTTACTACTTCAACCCGCTGGAAAGCTTTGGCTGTCTTGAAATAATGTTTCTTCCACAGCCAACAGTTCTCCCAGGCTTCTCAGCACTCACCATCCTGTTGCCACTTACCCTCCTGCTCACCTCCTGGTTGCCccagaaaaatatcagaaagcatactttgatatttttttaaaccatgaACTGCAAAATGAGCTGCAGCAGACGTCCAGGCATGACTATAAATGTCACGCTTCAGAGCATGGAAAAGCATTCCTAGCAATGGCCATGTGgaattttcctgcagaaaattGAGCAGGAAGTGGAGAGCAAGGATCTCTTCACTGCTGTTGACTAAACATATGCTGTCCATATGTTGGATGCATCAGCTAGCTGGGGCCAAGGAAAAGCTGCAATAGCTTCAGCTTGCTTTTTCTGCTATCCAGAATGAGCACGGTATCATGGGTGCTAAattaaagaagaagaaacataAGGAGACAGGCAGTCATGCAGGGGTGAATCCATTTCGGAAGTGATGGTGGTAATTCAAGAAATCTTTAGTGATCGCTTCAGGCTTCACTTCCCAGACCTTTGTTCTTTCAAGCAAAGTTTATTCTTTCACATGATGGACTCTGTTAACCATATACACACAAAGTTCTTGTATAACTAACCTGAACCTTCGACTTTAAATGCTCTGCCACGTCCTTTACAAGCCCCCTTTCTCTTGAAGGAGAGGATACATTATAGTCAGTAATGgagcaaaacaacaacaacaatgtAGAAGATTTCTCCTTGAATGTTTTTTCTGTCACTCCTTGTCAGCCAAGCAGATCTGATGCCCTGGTGTCAGATGGGGATAAAGCTGGCACCACTCTGCTCTTTTCAGGTGTGTTTTTGGGACTGGTGGGGATCACTTTCACTGTGATGGGATGGATAAAATATGATGGCATTACACACCTGGAGTGGACTCAGTTACTAGGGCCTATTCTGCTGTCTGTCGGGGTGACTTTTATTCTGATTGCTGTTTGTAAATTTAACATGCTTACGTGCAAGCCCTgtaaagaaagagaggaaaatacgTCGGAACTTGACCAGGCTGCAAGCGGACAGTCCTTTGTCTTCACTGGCATTAACCAGCCTATAACTTTCCATGGTGCCACAGTGGTACAGTACATCCCTCCGCCGTACCCATCCCAGGAAGGCGCTGCCGTCAGTCCCGGCCACCTTCActcagggctcagctgctgcactgctgctcccccCAGCACCTCGCCACTTCTCGCCTCGGGCTCTCCTCACTTCTGCCCTGCCTACGCCCTGGACAACCTGGCTTTTACTGGAGATGAGAGCTACACTGCTTATCCTGCAGAGAATTCCAGGAATCAGAGGTACATCTTCTGAAATGCCTTAGTGTGTTTGGACACAGGcttctgaatattttaagtACAATGTGTGGTTTTCATAAGAAACTGCAGCTAGTCCAGGGTATTATCCTTCTCaggcttttttttgtcttggttAGGAATTTTTCTTGAGTGAGGAAACATACTTTTCCTGCAAAGTGTTTTTATACAATTTAAATTCACTTATAAATGCCTTTTGGTTTTCAGTAAACGAAACCTCTTGTTACTTTTTAAGATATGTATGTTCCTGTTTGTGGAGGTTTTCTTATGTTTATCTTGCCACCTTTTGATTATTATGTGTATGATACCAAGAcgattttttgcctttttttaaatataccttatatacataaatatatatgtttatatatatatagcttcTATATATCCTCAGTATTCTTAGCAAGCATGCTTGTAAGAATACTGAGGATATATAGAAGTTTTATATAAGTCTGATAACTTAGCATAGCCCTAGTATTCTGCCAGGCCAGGAGACCAAACATCCTAAAGGCCTTGTGGTGGTGGTAGGAGGCCAGAAAACCCTACACTGTCTTGGGAAACCAAGGTCCTCTCTAGAACACATCCTGTAAACTAGAGATTTGGCCCGTGCAGGGGGAATTCCACAGATGGGGGAATATCACACCATTCATCCAGGCCTCCCATTGGGGCACCCCTGTTAGATATGCTGATTTTTAAGGTCTATAAATTGTATACACCATCTGTCGTGGGGGTGCATTGCGGCACATCCCACCTTGGTGAAGTGGTGCACCACAAGGATCCTTACTAAATACCGAGGTAAAACCCCTTGTCCCTTAATTGTGTCTGGCTCTCAATTTTTAAGACTGGGAAAAGGTATCATGTAGGGCCAGAGACTTCCACTCAAACTCAATCGTAACACATGAGTCAGCACACAAACAGCATTTCTGCAACAATGCAAGAATCAGTCTGGTACCAGATGCTCTCCCTCCTAAATACACCTGGTCACAACATGCTGCTGTCCCACTGAAACAACcttccagctcttcctcttttcctagTTTTGAGGTATAAACAATATTGGTCATGTTGCACAGCAGTATGGAGCTGCTCAAATTgtacacaaaattattttatatagtTCTTTGCTCcaaggaaaaatattctaattATAGGAATTACTCATAATTATATCCTCTGTGCAACACAAGTCACTGTTAGTTCATTTATCAAAGTATTTCTCAAAAACTGCTGACTAACTTATTGTTCTCAGCAAATATGAGTGACAGGCATGGGCAGGGTGGAGACAAAGGTCACCTCCTGACACTTCTAAACTTCAtgaaaaaaccacagcaaacaGCTGAATATCAGTAAAACTTCATCTCATAGCATTTTCTCCATAAGCCAGGAGTACTTTTCCCAGATAAGGCTGGGAGgatgaaacactgaaattacCTGAATGCTCTGGTGAATTCTTTTTGtatctgctcctcttcctcttttcagGTCAGAAGACAGTTCTGATGAACCAGAAGGACTGCTGGAAGACTATGCCCGTAATAACTTGTCACCTCCACGTTACGAGGAAATATAccctttttcttcataaaatcaTCATGGACAAGAGACAACAATCCTAGGAGATGCTAGCAAGAATCccagaaaatcttttctttaaacaCTTTTGTGATAAGACAGTGTGAGCAAGTTCTTGATATTCATACACAGTATCACTGAAGATATTTAACTgaccctttcctttttctctgtcaAAATTTGTTAgccctttgcaatgcagcttaATAGCAGAGCTATTAATTATTCAATGGCTAAACTATTAATAGCAAAGGTATTAAACTCAAGGATCCAAATCTATATTAGGATTCCCCAACAAGAAGCTTGATTTTCAGACTTGCTGAAACCAGGGAGAACTGTGAATGCACCAGATGTTTGTGGAAGATCATGATTGCTCCTGGACATTCAGCATCTTTAGAAAATACTTGATTTTTCGTTGAGGTATTTTCATTCTTGATTGCTTGGGAAACTTTAAAAGTACTCAAGTGTCTGATCCATGAAAGTGCATTTTATGTCTTAATTTTGTCTGATTCTTTAGCAGAGCTTACTCATTAACAAGTCCAGTCTACAGATTAGACTTTCTCAGCTTGCTTTAGCTGGACAACCAGTCCTATTGCACAACTCAGTCCTGTAGGCATTTTTTTAGAGCATCTTGCTTGAACCACAGCATCTcagaacagagaaaacaaatagTGACTTATGACAACTTTTACATAAGATCTCTAAGACACCCTGCATGCATCAAATTCAGTTCCTTTCCCCACCTGATGGGAGGCAAAGCACAGTCTCCCACCAGGAGTCCTAATAACTATGAAGTTAATATCACTAAAGAAAATGGCATCTTTCTGAAGCCTCGACAGAGATGTGTGATCCTGTCACTGTTAAGGACTTTGACAATCACAGCTGCTGCACCCCACTCTGTGGGAGGGCTGTGGTGAAACACCTCTGAGGTCCCTTCTTATTTGAATGTGGTCTTAggcacacagcccaggctgcaggttGCCCCCAGAGTACCTAGGCAACTGTAGGCGGTAGTAAACTTGCTCAAGTTCAGCTTGGTTCCGTGAATTGAATCCACAACAATTTGAGATACGCTCATTTGGTTAGAGAATGGCGTCGCTGAACACCCAGACTGTGAGTTTGATCCCCAaatgggccattcacttaagatttggacttgatgatccttgtaggtcccttccaattaacaatattctgtgattctgtgaaatatatTTAACTGTATTTAGCTGTATTTAACAAAAGATGAAGTGTATTAGCTGTGAAATTTTGCAATCCAGAATGAAGATCCAAAGAGGCTTAGCTCAGGAGCTTTTTAAACCCCAGAACAATGACGATGCTACAAGTCCctacatttttgttttgtttttccacatATATTTAAGGTTCTGCTTTTGAATGTGCCAAGAAGTGCAACAAGCCAGTATTTCCCTATGATGATCCCATTAGGTTTGCTCATCTCCCTCAAAGCAAAAGCTGATCTCAGCTCTCACCTGCTGGAGTGGGCACCACACAAAACGCCCCAGAGGGCAATGGTAACTGTCCCAGGTAACCAAGCAGTGCACTGCTGGTGTGCCTGTGGATCAgtctcctggcacagcacagctaaAAGCAGGCATCCATTATGGAATATACCAACTTTCTCTTACTTGTTGATGCAGCTGTCTTAGCTCTTGCCAGATCTCATTCCTGGGAGCTGGAGAAGCTTGGCATTTGAGCACGGATAGTTGCACACCAATCTGATGTACCTGACAGCTGGCAGGAAATCTCGGAGTTTCTGTGCAGCTCCTCTAGCAATCAGGAGACAGCTCTGGATGGAGGTGTGCATTCAGAACATTGTCTAGCTGCATGGACCTGCAGGTGCACGCCTCCCTGTCCTGTGCACTTAGAAGTTGCCAAGAAATAAagcgggggggggggtgcaCAAAACAACCACTGTCCTCCACAGTGATGAACAAGACACTGACAGAGGTCATATTTGGGATGCAACATTTAAACAGACTCAAAGCTGGATTagcaactgcagcagcagccactgaacAGTGACTGCAAACTTTGTGTGAAGTTTTTCTCATTAGAGAAATCTGGAACACACTGTTTTTCAGCAGTGATGGCCTGGTGTTAGCAGGTAGTTGGAGAAGGGGAGGCACGTGTTTTTGGAGAAAGGGAGGCATGCTGTGTTCAGCATGATCTCTATGGGATTGAGTGAGAGAACAGAggatctaaaaataaatgcaagttTATTTTATGGAAGTGTCTTGCTTCTTTTCTGGAATTTACACAGAGGTGAATTCATCCTCCCTCCACAGCAGGAAACTGGATGGTCCCAATTCCCCAGGTAGTTCCACATGTACAGAGCCCTGAACTTAGCACATAGTTGTGCTGAacccagcaggcactgcagtaGCACAGAGGTCAGGCTTGATGGATCCAATTGCAGGACTAGGGTCAAAATTTCTGCCCAGTCAccctcccccaccccaagaAAATTCCTTCAGTCAGACACCAcagattttttcctgcttctcttcctcctgcccactgccccccccccccccagcatAAATTTCATTAGGTAATAAGATCTTTATTTTAGATATTAGATAGACAGaataaatggaagaaaactCAGAAACTCAGAAGGGTGCACTGTGGACTGCATATTGATTTTAAAGTTTACTTCTAGCTGCACTATATTCATTGTAGAGAATTGGAAGAATCCTGGGTTTCTCTTTAAAGAGGATATTAAGTTTAAATAGCTATATTGAAATTACCTTGACCCATCAGATTAATTCTGGCTGAATTCTGTGGGAGTCTTTTGAGAAACTCCAGGGTGGTAACAGTCCCTTGTTGTACTGAGTGCTGATGATGGATTTTAAGAACAGAGACATGTACTATAAAGGCTTttacttccttttcttccttccaccTTCTAccttcatccttttttttttctgttttaaccaCAGGGTTTGGAGGGGTTGCTGggtgtgtgtgtattttctttgtatgtttggattttggagggtttgtttgtttgtttttactgtgATATATAACCATCACATGAACTCACTTCTTAGCATTAAGAATTCTTTCTGCAGTATGATGAGTGAAAGAACAAATCTTTTTGGCCTTCAACCAAGGGCAACTGTCACAGCCCTTCCAGATTATACTGATGTAACTTCAGAAAGCACCTGGAAGACTGTATTTGAGATTTTGCTCaatccatttttaatttaagatgGTGCTCTTTAAGCAAAATTGCATTCTCCCACATTGCAGACCTGCAGAATATTGGGGATTTAATAGTTTAAGGTGTCTTGCATTCTAGTCATAGTGATAGAATCTTGTCTGTACTTTCAGCTATGTAACCCTGCGTGggcttttgggatttttcctaaTATAACTCTATTTATACGATTTTGCTC
This window encodes:
- the TMEM174 gene encoding transmembrane protein 174, giving the protein MEQNNNNNVEDFSLNVFSVTPCQPSRSDALVSDGDKAGTTLLFSGVFLGLVGITFTVMGWIKYDGITHLEWTQLLGPILLSVGVTFILIAVCKFNMLTCKPCKEREENTSELDQAASGQSFVFTGINQPITFHGATVVQYIPPPYPSQEGAAVSPGHLHSGLSCCTAAPPSTSPLLASGSPHFCPAYALDNLAFTGDESYTAYPAENSRNQRSEDSSDEPEGLLEDYARNNLSPPRYEEIYPFSS